TACCGCTTTTCCTTCTCTCAAAAATTCAGGATTTGAAACTATATCAAATTTTAAATCAGAATTTCTCTCATCAAGTTTTTTCTGAATGGTATTTCTTACCAGTTTCCCGGTTCCCACCGGAACAGTTGACTTATCTACTATTACTTTATATTCTTCCATATGCTTTCCTATTGATTCCGCTACTTCCAAAACATATTTCAGATCAGCACTTCCGTCATCTGCGGGAGGAGTTCCCACTGCTATAAACAGTACTTCTGAATTCTTAACAGCATACTCGATATCTGTAGTAAATTCTATTCTCTTTTCTTCTATATTCTTTATTAACAAATCTTCCAGTCCCGGCTCATATATCGGCACTTCGCCATTTTTCAGCTTTTCAATTTTTTCTTTATTCGTGTCCACACATATTATGTTCAGCCCGAATTGTGCCAGTATCACTCCCTGAACAAGTCCTACATATCCTGTACCTATTACACCTATTCTCATTTTATGCCTCCAAAATACTATTTTTATACCATTCTACAAATTTTCTTATTCCATCTTCAAATTTTGTATCAGGATCATATCCTAACATTCTCTTTGCCTTGCTGATATCTGCAAAAGTTCTGTTCACATCACCGGGCTGCATTGGCAGTTTATTTAGCAGAGCCTCTTTCCCGATAACTTTTTCAATAGTTGCTACCATTTCTTTCAGGCTTATAGTCTGAGATTCTCCTAAATTAAATATCTCATATACACCTGTGTTATTTTCTGCGTAATCTGCCGATCTCAAAACTCCGTCTATTATATCATCAATATATGTATAATCTCTCTGTGTATCTCCATCCCCAAAGAATGGTATTTCCTTATCTTCATAAATAAGTTTTGTAAATTTATGAATTGCAAGGTCAGGTCTCTGTCCCGGACCGTATACTGTGAAAAATCTTAACATTATTGTATCAATATTGTATAAATGATGATAAGAATGTGCAATAACTTCGCATGATTTTTTAGTTGCCGCATATGGTGAAATTGCTTTATCCACATTATCAGTTTCGCTGAAAGGCACTTTTTCGTTATTCCCGTATACTGATGATGAAGATGCACATATGAATTTCTTTATATTGTATTTCTTCATTAATTCGAGAATATTCATTGTTCCTTTTACGTTTACTTTTTCATATAGCATCGGGTTTTCAATAGAAGGTCTTACTCCTGCCATTGCAGCAAGATGTATTACAGTATCTATTTTATTTTTCTGAAAAACTTCTTCCAGAATACTCATATTTGTAATATCAACTATCTCCAGAGTGTAATTTTCAGAATCAACTGTTTTTTTCAGGTCATGAAGTTCCTCTACCCTTATTTCGTCAACATTGTCAGGTGCTTTCTTCCCTGTAGAATTCAAGACATTTTTTACTTTTATACTGTAATGATAATACTCATTAAAATTATCTACATTTATAACTCTGTTTCCCTGTTCTAATAATCTTTTTACAAGGTGTGATCCTATAAATCCGGCTCCTCCGGTTACTAAATATGTTTTCATACTGCTACCATCCTTTATGAAATATTACCAATAAATTTTTACATTCTTCTTCTTATTGATTAATTAACTTTCTAAATGTATCTTCGTAGTTTTCTATAACACGTTTAATAGAAAAATCAATCTGAGCAGTTTTCTTTCCTTCTGCTGTCAGCTTTTCCCGCAGTTCTCTGTTTTCTATAATATTTTTTATATTTTCCGCAATTTTATCTGTATCGCCGTCATTAAAAAATAATCCGTTTATTCCGTCTTTTATGAGGCTTATATTTCCAGCCGCCTTTGTGGCTGTTACAGGAACTCCCAGATACATAGCTTCCAGCAGGGACTGCGACAGACCTTCCATGTTTGATGCAAGAACATCTACATCCAGTATCTGATAATGGTTCAGTGTCTCTTCGCCTGGAATCATTCCTAATGATATTATTCTGTCCTTAAGATTCAGACTG
The sequence above is drawn from the Sebaldella sp. S0638 genome and encodes:
- a CDS encoding GDP-mannose 4,6-dehydratase; amino-acid sequence: MKTYLVTGGAGFIGSHLVKRLLEQGNRVINVDNFNEYYHYSIKVKNVLNSTGKKAPDNVDEIRVEELHDLKKTVDSENYTLEIVDITNMSILEEVFQKNKIDTVIHLAAMAGVRPSIENPMLYEKVNVKGTMNILELMKKYNIKKFICASSSSVYGNNEKVPFSETDNVDKAISPYAATKKSCEVIAHSYHHLYNIDTIMLRFFTVYGPGQRPDLAIHKFTKLIYEDKEIPFFGDGDTQRDYTYIDDIIDGVLRSADYAENNTGVYEIFNLGESQTISLKEMVATIEKVIGKEALLNKLPMQPGDVNRTFADISKAKRMLGYDPDTKFEDGIRKFVEWYKNSILEA